A genome region from Arachis duranensis cultivar V14167 chromosome 6, aradu.V14167.gnm2.J7QH, whole genome shotgun sequence includes the following:
- the LOC107494337 gene encoding uncharacterized protein LOC107494337: MQPTEQRYSRIEQLALTLVVTARRLRHYFQSHTIIVRTNHPLRQILTKPELAGRLTKWSIELSEFDIQFQPRSALKVQIPADFITELTPDEHNKTWELHVDGASSREGSGAGIILKEGDEVVAEQALQFHFSASNNQAEYEALIAGLKLALSHQVQSLTTYCDSLLVVQQIRGEFQVKDPLLEQYWLIVKDLISKFSSFTILHVHREQNVRADILSKLAATRADTQTSVLSQLTLTKPSIELLCIENINHLHDWRTTLLDYISTGTIPGSELNPQQFRHKASFYTKIAGELYRRGFSQPLLKCLSKDEAREVMDEVHEGVCRNHIRGRAFAAKISRTGYYWPTIKRDCIAKVKACDKCQKHEAISTKPAEVLHSMEHHFSSVEHPQTNGQAEAANRVVLQAIKRKLDNAKGEWAELIPEILWSYNTTVHNTMGETPFKLVYGSEALIPVEIGVPTLRAELYSEQHNISTRKVELDMAEEDREIAAIRQRAQKQLKERKHNKRVVPRTFSEGDLVLRRTEEARRPHSHGKLAANWEGPFRVSKVVGMGAYQLQTLQGNPIPRNWNISSLKMYTS; the protein is encoded by the exons ATGCAGCCAACAGAACAAAGGTATTCTAGGATAGAACAGCTAGCCCTAACACTTGTGGTCACAGCAAGAAGACTAAGACACTACTTCCAAAGCCACACAATAATAGTAAGGACAAACCACCCACTAAGACAAATATTGACAAAACCAGAACTCGCCGGACGCCTAACCAAATGGTCGATCGAGCTCTCAGAATTTGACATTCAGTTTCAGCCTAGATCGGCCCTTAAAGTACAGATCCCCGCCGACTTCATCACGGAACTGACACCTGATGAACATAACAAAACATGGGAATTACATGTGGACGGAGCGTCAAGCCGAGAAGGAAGCGGAGCCGGGATAATCCTGAAAGAAGGAGATGAAGTAGTAGCCGAACAAGCCCTCCAGTTCCACTTCTCGGCAAGCAACAACCAGGCCGAGTATGAGGCCCTCATAGCAGGACTTAAGCTCGCCCTAAGCCACCAAGTACAAAGCCTGACAACATATTGCGACTCCCTCCTGGTGGTCCAACAGATCCGAGGAGAATTCCAGGTAAAAGATCCTTTGCTAGAACAATACTGGCTCATAGTAAAGGATCTCATTTCAAAATTTAGCTCATTTACTATACTACATGTGCATAGAGAACAAAATGTTAGGGCGGACATATTATCCAAACTTGCCGCCACTAGGGCGGATACACAAACATCAGTATTATCACAACTTACACTTACAAAGCCTAGCATTGAACTATTATGCATAGAAAACATTAACCACCTCCATGATTGGAGAACAACTCTTCTTGATTACATAAGTACAGGCACCATACCAGGGAGTGAGCTCAACCCACAACAGTTCAGACATAAAGCGAGCTTCTATACAAAGATAGCAGGAGAACTGTACAGGCGCGGTTTCTCACAACCATTGCTAAAATGCTTAAGCAAAGACGAAGCAAGAGAGGTAATGGACGAAGTTCACGAGGGTGTTTGCAGAAATCACATAAGAGGAAGAGCCTTCGCCGCTAAGATATCCCGAACAGGATATTACTGGCCGACCATAAAGAGAGATTGCATAGCAAAAGTCAAGGCATGTGACAAATGCCAAAAACATGAAGCCATCTCCACAAAACCGGCCGAGGTGTTGCACAGCATGGAG CATCATTTTAGCTCGGTCGAACAtccacaaactaatgggcagGCCGAAGCTGCTAACCGAGTTGTATTGCAGGCAATAAAGAGAAAGCTTGATAATGCAAAGGGAGAATGGGCCGAGCTAATCCCGGAAATATTGTGGAGCTACAACACCACAGTACACAACACCATGGGCGAAACACCCTTCAAGTTAGTTTATGGCTCAGAAGCATTAATCCCCGTGGAAATCGGAGTGCCGACATTAAGAGCCGAGCTATACAGCGAACAACATAACATAAGCACCAGAAAGGTCGAGCTTGACATGGCCGAAGAAGACAGAGAAATTGCCGCAATCAGACAAAGAGCCCAGAAACAACTGAAAGAGAGAAAGCACAATAAGAGAGTAGTGCCGAGAACATTCAGCGAAGGCGACCTAGTACTCAGACGAACAGAAGAAGCCAGACGACCTCATTCACATGGCaagctcgccgcaaattggGAAGGACCGTTCCGAGTATCAAAAGTAGTCGGAATGGGCGCTTACCAACTTCAAACACTACAAGGCAATCCGATCCCAAGAAATTGGAACATTTCCTCTTTAAAGATGTATACATCTTAA